A genomic window from Rhodococcus sp. KBS0724 includes:
- a CDS encoding prolyl oligopeptidase family serine peptidase: MTPTDVIAAPYGSWASPIDAADLANGGHPVEGGRYVGDEVWWAELRPTEGGRVAIRRLGLDDQPVDVLPAPWNARTRVHEYGGGAWTVTDAGRLVFSEFSDQRVYILEGLTPRALTPPTSSSVRYADLSIVDADVWAVRESHAPGGTITRDICAIPLDGSGEIRSIVGGSDFLAYPRLSPDGSKIAWIAWNHPQMPWDGTELRVADLVDGVAGPYRVLLGGTEESVLQPEWISGDELYVVSDRSGWWNIYRVGAEVAPVCPVDADFGDALWQFGARWYEVLGNGKLLTVRTFGTDTLAMLDPDTGELRDIDVSGVTSIGLMQVRDDQLLIKSGGAKLATGLRELDLGTGALREVRLSVDALPESAYLPEARTVVAHGHGREVHAFAYPPRNPRYRGQDGELPPYVAFVHGGPTAHIAPALNLVYAYFTSRGIGVVDVNYGGSTGYGREYRNRLRGQWGVVDVQDVITAVTGLAEQGLADSARLAIEGGSAGGWTVLAALTTSDVFACGASYYGVAELDGFVKETHDFESRYIDGLIGPLPESAALYAERAPLNNVDGLNCPVLLLQGLDDPIVPPSQAERFRDALVAKGIPHAYLAYEGESHGFRKQSTIISSRNAELSFYGQVLGFTPPGVPQLKLWTHEV; encoded by the coding sequence ATGACGCCGACCGACGTGATCGCAGCACCGTACGGATCGTGGGCATCGCCCATCGACGCAGCAGATCTGGCCAACGGAGGTCACCCGGTAGAAGGTGGCCGCTACGTCGGCGACGAGGTGTGGTGGGCGGAACTGCGGCCAACCGAAGGTGGGCGCGTGGCGATCCGTCGGTTGGGGCTCGACGATCAGCCCGTGGACGTACTGCCCGCGCCGTGGAACGCACGCACCAGGGTTCACGAGTACGGCGGCGGCGCCTGGACGGTCACGGACGCCGGACGGTTGGTTTTCAGCGAGTTCTCCGATCAGCGCGTGTACATCCTCGAAGGTCTCACGCCGCGAGCGTTGACACCTCCGACATCGTCGTCGGTGCGATACGCGGATTTGTCGATCGTCGACGCCGACGTGTGGGCCGTGCGCGAGTCCCACGCGCCCGGCGGCACGATCACGCGCGACATCTGCGCCATCCCGCTCGACGGATCGGGCGAGATTCGCAGCATCGTCGGCGGTTCGGATTTCCTTGCCTACCCACGGCTGTCCCCGGACGGAAGCAAAATCGCCTGGATCGCCTGGAATCACCCGCAGATGCCGTGGGACGGAACCGAACTGCGGGTCGCGGACCTGGTCGACGGGGTGGCCGGTCCGTATCGAGTTCTTCTCGGCGGCACGGAAGAATCTGTGCTGCAACCGGAATGGATCTCGGGCGACGAACTGTACGTGGTCAGTGATCGCAGCGGGTGGTGGAATATCTATCGGGTCGGCGCAGAGGTGGCGCCGGTCTGCCCGGTGGACGCAGACTTCGGCGATGCACTGTGGCAGTTCGGCGCCCGCTGGTACGAGGTGCTGGGCAATGGAAAACTGTTGACTGTGCGCACTTTCGGCACGGATACCCTCGCGATGCTGGACCCCGACACCGGCGAACTGCGCGACATCGACGTCTCCGGTGTCACCAGCATCGGCCTCATGCAGGTGCGCGATGACCAACTGCTGATCAAAAGCGGCGGCGCAAAACTGGCTACCGGGCTGCGTGAACTGGACTTGGGGACCGGCGCGCTGCGCGAGGTCCGCCTGTCCGTCGACGCGCTTCCCGAATCCGCGTACCTCCCAGAAGCACGGACCGTTGTCGCGCACGGGCACGGCCGCGAAGTCCACGCATTTGCCTATCCGCCCCGCAACCCCCGATACCGCGGCCAAGACGGTGAACTTCCGCCATACGTGGCTTTTGTGCACGGCGGTCCCACCGCGCACATCGCGCCCGCCCTGAACCTTGTGTACGCGTACTTCACCAGTCGCGGAATCGGCGTCGTGGACGTCAATTACGGCGGGTCCACCGGTTACGGCCGCGAGTACCGCAATCGTCTGCGTGGGCAGTGGGGCGTCGTTGATGTCCAGGATGTGATCACCGCGGTCACGGGACTCGCCGAGCAAGGGCTTGCCGACTCTGCCCGTCTGGCCATCGAAGGCGGATCTGCGGGCGGCTGGACCGTGCTGGCTGCTCTGACAACGTCCGACGTCTTTGCCTGCGGCGCTTCCTATTACGGTGTGGCCGAACTGGACGGCTTTGTCAAGGAAACCCACGACTTCGAGTCGCGGTACATCGACGGACTGATCGGGCCGCTGCCGGAATCTGCCGCCCTGTACGCCGAGCGTGCACCGCTCAACAACGTCGACGGATTGAACTGCCCGGTCCTGCTGCTGCAAGGCCTCGACGATCCGATCGTTCCGCCGTCACAAGCCGAACGCTTTCGAGATGCGCTGGTAGCGAAAGGTATTCCGCATGCCTATCTGGCGTACGAAGGCGAATCCCACGGATTCCGTAAGCAATCCACGATCATCAGCTCACGCAACGCGGAACTGTCCTTCTACGGTCAAGTGCTCGGGTTCACGCCGCCAGGTGTTCCGCAGTTGAAGCTGTGGACTCACGAGGTGTAG
- a CDS encoding pyridoxal phosphate-dependent aminotransferase, with translation MSTPEPVRHRQPQRELEQSSKLQNVLYEIRGPVHAHAARLEAEGHRILKLNIGNPAPFGFDAPDVIMRDMIAALPYAQGYSESKGILSARRAIVTRYELVPGFPEVDVDDIYLGNGVSELITMTMQALLNNGDEVLIPAPDYPLWTAMTSLSGGTPVHYLCDEANDWNPDIADIESKITDKTKALLVINPNNPTGAVYSMEILQQLVDLARKHQLLLLADEIYDKILYDDAKHISLASLAPDLLCLTFNGLSKAYRVAGYRSGWVAITGPKEHAGGFLEGLDLLASTRLCPNVPGQHAIQVALGGHQSIEDLILPGGRLLEQRDVAWERLNMIPGVSCVKPRGALYAFPRLDPNVHEIHNDEKLVQDLLLQEKILMVQGTGFNWPDHDHLRIVTLPWARDLAVAIERFGNFLTSYKQ, from the coding sequence GTGAGCACACCAGAACCCGTCCGCCATCGTCAGCCGCAGCGCGAGCTGGAGCAGTCGTCGAAGCTCCAGAACGTCCTGTACGAAATCCGTGGACCGGTGCACGCGCATGCCGCCCGGCTGGAGGCGGAAGGGCACCGGATCCTCAAGCTCAACATCGGAAACCCCGCACCGTTCGGTTTCGACGCACCGGACGTGATCATGCGCGACATGATCGCCGCGCTGCCCTACGCCCAGGGGTACTCGGAGTCCAAGGGCATTCTCTCGGCCAGGCGCGCGATCGTGACTCGGTACGAGCTGGTTCCCGGCTTCCCCGAGGTGGACGTCGACGACATCTACCTCGGTAACGGCGTGTCCGAGCTGATCACCATGACCATGCAGGCCCTGCTCAACAACGGCGACGAGGTGCTGATCCCCGCGCCGGACTACCCGTTGTGGACGGCGATGACCAGCTTGTCCGGCGGCACTCCGGTGCACTATCTGTGCGACGAGGCCAACGACTGGAATCCCGATATCGCTGATATCGAATCCAAGATCACCGACAAGACCAAGGCCCTGCTGGTCATCAACCCGAACAACCCCACGGGCGCTGTCTACTCGATGGAGATTCTCCAGCAGTTGGTCGACCTCGCTCGCAAGCATCAGCTTCTCCTGCTCGCCGACGAGATCTACGACAAGATCTTGTACGACGACGCGAAGCACATCTCGCTTGCGTCGTTGGCTCCCGACCTTCTGTGCCTGACGTTCAACGGCCTCTCGAAGGCGTACCGCGTTGCGGGCTACCGTTCGGGCTGGGTAGCGATCACCGGCCCGAAGGAGCACGCCGGCGGCTTCCTCGAGGGTCTCGACCTCTTGGCGTCGACGCGCTTGTGCCCGAACGTTCCGGGTCAGCACGCTATCCAGGTGGCGCTCGGTGGCCATCAGAGCATCGAAGACCTCATTCTCCCCGGCGGACGTCTCCTCGAGCAGCGCGACGTCGCGTGGGAGCGCCTGAACATGATTCCCGGCGTCTCGTGTGTCAAGCCGCGTGGTGCGCTATATGCGTTCCCGCGCCTGGATCCGAATGTTCACGAAATCCACAACGACGAGAAGCTGGTTCAGGATCTACTTCTGCAGGAGAAAATCCTGATGGTTCAGGGAACGGGCTTTAATTGGCCCGATCATGACCATTTGCGAATCGTTACTCTTCCGTGGGCCCGTGACCTCGCTGTGGCAATTGAACGGTTCGGCAACTTCCTAACGAGTTACAAACAGTAA
- a CDS encoding YibE/F family protein: MSHGHGHNHDGPLHIGATAARVVVGILTVVGLAVLVGVIALWPDKANIDIPLPFQNSDGGSVVTEAGTVTLQDIGACGSVSAGRPFVGEPAPPANTSYQCQRSIVDIESGPNAGTQTLLEIIPGAGQPDLRVGEHIRLLRQTDPTGATQYSFEDYSRGLPLTLIVVIFAVVIIAVARWRGLRALLGLVVAFGVVVGFLLPALLDGKPAIPVALVSGAVILYAVLYLAHGVSLRTSSALLGTLAAMVLAAVLSYLSIELTQLTGLSEEQNTNVQTYIQHVDITGLLLAGFIIGSLGVLNDVTITQASSAFELAQLDKGATRRQVFAGSMRVGRDHIASTVYTLVLAYAGGALPLLLLFSVSGRPLGDVLVGDAVAIEIVRSAVGGIALALSVPLTTAIAVLLARPPGSSTPAAATGGRHSKR; encoded by the coding sequence ATGAGCCACGGTCACGGCCACAACCATGACGGTCCACTCCACATCGGAGCCACTGCTGCCCGCGTTGTTGTCGGCATCCTCACCGTCGTCGGTCTAGCCGTACTCGTCGGCGTCATTGCGCTCTGGCCGGACAAGGCCAACATAGACATCCCGTTGCCGTTTCAGAATTCCGACGGCGGGTCAGTGGTCACGGAGGCCGGTACGGTCACCCTTCAGGATATCGGCGCCTGCGGAAGTGTCTCGGCGGGAAGACCATTCGTCGGCGAACCGGCACCACCGGCAAATACGAGCTACCAGTGTCAGCGAAGCATCGTCGATATCGAATCGGGGCCGAACGCCGGAACCCAGACACTGCTCGAGATCATTCCCGGCGCAGGCCAACCCGATTTGCGGGTCGGCGAGCACATTCGACTGCTTCGCCAAACCGATCCGACCGGAGCGACGCAGTATTCGTTCGAGGACTACTCCCGCGGGTTGCCGCTGACGCTGATCGTCGTGATCTTTGCCGTGGTGATCATCGCGGTGGCCCGGTGGCGCGGATTGCGGGCACTACTCGGCCTTGTGGTGGCGTTCGGCGTGGTGGTCGGCTTTCTGCTCCCCGCTTTGTTGGACGGAAAACCCGCGATACCCGTTGCTCTGGTGTCTGGCGCCGTCATTTTGTACGCCGTCTTGTATCTCGCCCACGGGGTCTCACTCCGAACCAGTTCTGCGCTACTCGGAACCCTCGCCGCCATGGTTCTTGCTGCGGTGCTGTCTTACCTGTCGATCGAACTGACACAACTCACCGGACTCTCCGAAGAGCAGAACACCAACGTGCAGACCTACATTCAGCACGTGGACATCACGGGGCTCCTGCTCGCCGGTTTCATCATCGGCTCGCTGGGTGTGCTCAACGACGTCACGATCACCCAGGCGTCGTCGGCATTCGAGTTGGCGCAGTTGGACAAGGGCGCGACCCGACGCCAGGTCTTTGCCGGCTCGATGCGTGTGGGTCGCGATCACATCGCCAGTACCGTCTACACCTTGGTCTTGGCGTACGCGGGCGGCGCTTTGCCGTTGTTGCTGTTGTTCAGTGTCAGTGGTCGTCCGCTGGGCGACGTTCTGGTCGGCGACGCCGTGGCCATCGAAATTGTGCGATCTGCTGTCGGCGGCATCGCGCTTGCGCTGTCGGTTCCGCTCACGACGGCGATCGCAGTGCTCCTTGCCCGTCCGCCGGGAAGTTCGACGCCCGCTGCGGCGACCGGTGGTCGTCACTCCAAGCGGTAG
- a CDS encoding protease produces MRNSSAIRTVLVGASALLLATSFSATALAEPAEPTSETSVEQLSADQLPAELVEAISRDLKISPQEYLDRAAKAQELGAYAENFRSSRPGDYAGSWMNLDGQPVVAVTSADAARVAAADGFVTHVAPVSAGSLEQSLADVNGWITKLPGDIAMAVSSTSIDVLNNQVVVDVANSPVGKALNLPTMLENTKIRLSPDGGGAIDARALGGDIYVTSPGPIRETPTEDISVCSFGFNAVDSHDNALNISAGHCNKAEGTAAPVYLPNPQNIDDSLQVGNFAQSAVGQAGEELDYSVIKLNQAGVDAGLDRASVRGAGGTTLEITGTARPVIGAPMCKSGQASSFTCGVVAADQVEIQLVRPGGESRTVRGFAGTACTLAGDSGGAIVTGTLALGITSGSNSTGAPNCTEANLVLAMSGGTTNIGIPVDNITQAADAASGGGVGSGIRVRTIG; encoded by the coding sequence ATGCGTAACTCGTCGGCGATCCGGACCGTTCTGGTCGGCGCCTCGGCACTTCTGCTCGCAACATCGTTCTCAGCCACAGCTTTGGCCGAACCGGCAGAACCCACATCCGAAACATCAGTCGAACAGCTCTCCGCGGATCAGCTACCCGCCGAACTGGTCGAGGCGATCAGCCGAGATCTGAAGATTTCTCCGCAGGAGTATCTCGATCGCGCCGCCAAGGCCCAGGAGTTGGGTGCGTACGCCGAGAATTTCCGGTCCTCCCGCCCCGGCGATTACGCGGGCTCGTGGATGAACCTCGACGGTCAACCAGTTGTGGCGGTCACCAGCGCCGACGCAGCACGCGTCGCCGCCGCCGACGGATTTGTCACGCATGTGGCACCGGTCTCCGCCGGCAGTCTGGAACAGAGCCTTGCCGACGTCAACGGATGGATCACGAAGCTGCCGGGCGATATCGCGATGGCCGTCAGCTCCACCTCCATCGACGTACTGAACAACCAGGTTGTCGTCGACGTTGCCAACAGCCCCGTCGGCAAAGCGCTCAACCTGCCCACGATGCTCGAGAACACCAAAATTCGGCTGAGCCCGGATGGCGGCGGCGCGATCGACGCGCGTGCACTCGGCGGCGACATCTACGTCACGTCACCGGGTCCGATCCGCGAGACACCGACCGAGGACATCTCCGTCTGCTCGTTCGGGTTCAATGCAGTCGACAGTCACGACAATGCGCTCAATATCAGTGCGGGACACTGCAATAAGGCCGAGGGAACGGCTGCACCCGTCTACCTGCCCAACCCGCAGAACATCGACGACAGCCTCCAGGTCGGCAACTTCGCCCAGTCCGCGGTAGGTCAGGCCGGCGAGGAACTCGACTATTCCGTCATCAAGCTCAATCAGGCGGGAGTGGACGCCGGACTCGACCGCGCATCGGTACGCGGCGCCGGTGGCACCACTCTCGAGATCACGGGCACCGCGCGCCCCGTCATCGGAGCACCGATGTGCAAGTCCGGTCAGGCCAGCTCCTTCACGTGTGGAGTAGTCGCGGCCGATCAGGTCGAAATCCAGCTTGTCCGCCCCGGCGGCGAATCACGCACCGTTCGCGGCTTTGCCGGAACAGCATGCACCCTTGCGGGCGACAGCGGCGGCGCCATCGTCACCGGAACGCTGGCACTGGGAATCACGAGCGGTTCCAACAGCACCGGCGCGCCCAACTGCACCGAAGCGAATCTTGTCCTCGCCATGTCCGGCGGAACCACCAACATCGGAATCCCCGTCGACAACATCACGCAGGCAGCAGACGCGGCCTCCGGCGGTGGCGTCGGATCCGGAATCCGGGTCCGCACAATCGGCTGA
- a CDS encoding (Fe-S)-binding protein — protein MNALTITLGTIGVLLSLVCWYSFIGGALKMVKVVQIGQSAPDRWRPFFPRFKQMVIEFIAHTRMAKFRTVGWAHWLVMVGFLLGAIVWFEAYGQTFNPEFHWPIFGNWAIYHLVDEILGLGTVIGITTLIVIRQLNHPRLPVRLSRFGGSDFKAAYFVETVVLIEGLGMIFVKAGKIATYGHANPWTDFFTMNLAKLLPASAMMVAIFAFIKLMSGMIWLYIVGRNITWGVAWHRFSAFFNIYFKREDDGGVALGAAKPMMSKGKALTMDNVDPDTDTLGAGQIEDFSWKGWLDFTTCTECGRCQSQCPAWNTGKPLSPKLLIMSLRDHGYAKAPYLLAGGRKDMGGDEIGLVDADGNVNDAALAAIPEVARLEADRKLVGETVEGELAPVIDLETLWSCTNCGACVEQCPVDIEHVDHIIDMRRYQVLIESEFPSELAGLFKNLENKGNPWGQNSKDRLNWINEMDFEIPVYGKDADTFEDYEYLFWVGCAGAYEDRAKKTTKAVAELLATAGVKFMVLGADETCTGDSARRAGNEFLFQQLAMQNIEMLNSVFEGVEQKKRKIVVTCAHCFNALGNEYPEVGGDYEVVHHTQLLNRLVRQKKLIPVASVSEDITYHDPCFLGRHNKVYDAPRELMEASGAKLVEMPRHGERSMCCGAGGARMWMEENIGKRINVDRVDEALSTNPKKIATGCPFCRVMLNDGVTARQEQGKGEGVEVVDVAQLMLNSVTRLESSQLTENIKVIPREKAPVAAAPVVEEAAPAAEAAAPAATPAAPAAAGKGLAMKGLAKAPGKGLGMAGGAKAPGAKKAAPAAAEAPESAAPEAAPAAKPKGLGLAGGAKAPGGKGLQMKGAAKAPGAKAAAAPAPETAPEAAAPAAPAKPKGLGLASGAKAPGKGLQMKGGAKAPGAKAAEAPAAPAAPAPAAEAPPAPAAEAPKAAPVAKAGGLGFKSGAKAPGAKKAAPAAAAPAPVAEPVVEAAAPEAPVTEAPAAEAPKAPPVAKAGGLGFKSGAKAPGAKKAAPAAAAPAPVAEPVVEAAAPEAPATEAPTTEAPAAEAPAAPPAAKPGGLGFKAGAKAPGRKK, from the coding sequence ATGAATGCCCTGACGATCACGTTGGGCACCATCGGTGTGCTGCTGAGCCTCGTGTGTTGGTATTCCTTCATCGGTGGCGCGCTCAAGATGGTGAAGGTCGTCCAAATCGGCCAATCAGCACCAGACCGCTGGCGTCCGTTCTTCCCCCGCTTCAAGCAGATGGTCATCGAGTTCATCGCGCACACGCGCATGGCGAAGTTCCGTACCGTCGGCTGGGCTCACTGGCTTGTCATGGTTGGCTTCCTGCTCGGCGCCATCGTCTGGTTCGAGGCTTACGGCCAGACGTTCAACCCCGAGTTCCACTGGCCGATCTTCGGCAACTGGGCCATCTACCACCTGGTCGACGAAATTCTGGGCCTTGGCACCGTCATCGGCATCACGACGCTGATCGTCATCCGCCAGCTCAACCACCCGCGCCTGCCCGTCCGTCTGTCCCGCTTCGGCGGCTCCGATTTCAAGGCTGCGTACTTCGTCGAGACGGTTGTCCTCATCGAGGGCCTCGGCATGATCTTCGTGAAGGCCGGCAAGATCGCGACCTACGGACATGCCAATCCGTGGACCGACTTCTTCACCATGAACCTGGCCAAGCTGCTTCCGGCCAGCGCCATGATGGTTGCCATCTTTGCGTTCATCAAGCTGATGTCCGGCATGATCTGGCTCTACATCGTCGGCCGCAACATCACCTGGGGTGTTGCCTGGCACCGCTTCTCCGCATTCTTCAACATCTACTTCAAGCGTGAAGACGACGGCGGCGTCGCCCTCGGCGCAGCAAAGCCCATGATGTCCAAGGGCAAAGCCCTGACCATGGACAACGTCGATCCCGACACCGACACCCTCGGCGCCGGCCAGATCGAAGACTTCTCCTGGAAGGGCTGGCTCGACTTCACCACCTGCACCGAGTGCGGCCGCTGCCAATCCCAGTGCCCCGCCTGGAACACCGGAAAGCCGCTCTCCCCCAAGCTCCTCATCATGTCGCTGCGTGACCACGGCTACGCCAAGGCCCCGTACCTGCTCGCCGGTGGCCGCAAGGACATGGGCGGCGACGAAATCGGTCTCGTCGACGCCGACGGCAACGTCAACGACGCCGCCCTCGCCGCAATCCCGGAGGTCGCACGCCTTGAAGCCGACCGCAAACTCGTCGGCGAAACCGTCGAGGGTGAGCTGGCTCCGGTCATCGACCTCGAAACCCTGTGGAGCTGCACCAACTGCGGCGCCTGCGTCGAGCAGTGCCCCGTCGACATCGAACACGTCGACCACATCATCGACATGCGCCGCTACCAGGTCCTGATCGAATCGGAATTCCCGTCCGAGCTCGCCGGCCTGTTCAAGAATCTCGAAAACAAGGGCAACCCCTGGGGCCAGAACTCCAAGGACCGTCTCAACTGGATCAACGAGATGGACTTCGAGATCCCCGTGTACGGCAAGGACGCCGACACCTTCGAGGACTACGAATACCTCTTCTGGGTCGGCTGCGCCGGCGCCTACGAAGACCGCGCCAAGAAAACCACGAAGGCCGTCGCCGAACTGCTCGCCACCGCCGGCGTGAAGTTCATGGTCCTCGGCGCCGACGAAACCTGCACCGGCGACTCCGCACGCCGTGCCGGCAACGAGTTCCTCTTCCAGCAACTCGCGATGCAGAACATCGAAATGCTCAACTCCGTCTTCGAAGGTGTCGAGCAGAAGAAACGCAAGATCGTCGTCACGTGTGCGCACTGCTTCAACGCCCTCGGCAACGAGTACCCGGAGGTGGGCGGCGACTACGAGGTCGTGCACCACACCCAGCTGCTCAACCGTCTGGTGCGCCAGAAGAAGCTGATCCCCGTCGCGTCGGTGAGCGAAGACATCACCTACCACGACCCGTGCTTCCTCGGCCGTCACAACAAGGTCTACGACGCACCCCGTGAACTGATGGAAGCATCCGGCGCCAAGCTCGTCGAGATGCCGCGTCACGGCGAACGTTCCATGTGCTGTGGTGCCGGTGGCGCCCGGATGTGGATGGAAGAGAACATCGGCAAGCGCATCAACGTCGACCGCGTCGACGAAGCGCTCTCCACCAACCCCAAGAAGATCGCCACGGGTTGCCCGTTCTGCCGCGTCATGCTCAACGACGGCGTCACCGCCCGCCAGGAACAAGGCAAGGGCGAAGGCGTCGAGGTTGTCGACGTCGCTCAGCTGATGCTCAACTCCGTCACCCGCCTCGAATCCAGCCAGCTCACCGAGAACATCAAGGTGATCCCGCGCGAAAAGGCACCGGTTGCCGCGGCACCCGTCGTCGAAGAAGCCGCACCCGCCGCAGAAGCAGCCGCTCCGGCCGCTACCCCGGCAGCACCCGCTGCCGCCGGCAAGGGCCTCGCAATGAAGGGTCTGGCCAAGGCACCCGGCAAGGGACTCGGAATGGCAGGCGGGGCAAAGGCTCCCGGCGCCAAGAAGGCTGCTCCGGCAGCTGCCGAAGCTCCCGAGTCCGCAGCACCCGAAGCTGCACCCGCCGCAAAGCCCAAGGGCCTCGGCCTGGCCGGCGGAGCCAAGGCTCCCGGTGGCAAGGGTCTGCAGATGAAGGGCGCTGCCAAGGCACCGGGCGCAAAGGCTGCAGCCGCACCCGCTCCTGAAACTGCACCCGAAGCCGCTGCTCCGGCCGCACCCGCCAAGCCGAAGGGTCTGGGCCTGGCGTCCGGCGCCAAGGCTCCCGGCAAGGGCTTGCAGATGAAGGGTGGGGCAAAGGCTCCGGGCGCAAAGGCTGCTGAGGCCCCCGCCGCACCTGCTGCACCGGCCCCTGCAGCTGAGGCACCCCCCGCACCTGCTGCCGAGGCTCCCAAGGCTGCGCCGGTAGCCAAGGCCGGCGGGCTCGGATTCAAGTCGGGCGCAAAGGCTCCCGGTGCAAAGAAGGCAGCACCCGCTGCTGCTGCACCTGCCCCCGTTGCCGAACCGGTAGTGGAAGCAGCTGCACCTGAAGCTCCGGTCACCGAAGCACCAGCTGCCGAGGCTCCCAAGGCTCCGCCGGTCGCCAAGGCTGGCGGGCTCGGATTCAAGTCGGGCGCAAAGGCTCCCGGTGCAAAGAAGGCAGCACCCGCTGCTGCAGCACCTGCCCCCGTTGCCGAACCGGTAGTGGAAGCAGCTGCACCTGAAGCTCCGGCCACCGAAGCACCGACGACCGAAGCACCAGCTGCCGAGGCTCCCGCTGCTCCCCCGGCCGCAAAGCCGGGCGGGCTCGGATTCAAGGCAGGCGCAAAGGCTCCCGGCCGCAAGAAGTAA
- a CDS encoding S1 family peptidase — MRSSTARRAAVFSSTMLLLLGPIAAVASAEPSTPGVSDQAAHLPVELAEALQHDLALTPDQYLTRSELAQKLAEFADIARVQFPDSFAGVWLDELGQGIVALASGEGNDAARAAAEKAGFRVNDVAQSESALQDEVSALNTWLESQPPAVADLVRGIAIDVVGNGVELTADPAAGLALPDFLNTTVLHAAAPISVPPIVVDLLPATGSLTGDAALGGDAYGGISGLNGFKCSFGFNGTDASGRTVNISAGHCDPNRIAAGTQYASEAFPLVNNQPGPRVGYFAKSVFGPRDYSIINIDDQAKYRFDNNSVRVPFNRSVNIDGVADPVVGAPVCKAGSTTGYSCGVVTSVDRSAVVSGQPMSNLFTTDICVLQGDSGGPIVTGTRALGITSASTVATSSFCEVARAATLIGSPQPIQYGTPIKDILAENPGLKVRDY, encoded by the coding sequence ATGCGAAGCTCCACCGCACGTCGCGCCGCAGTGTTCAGCTCGACAATGCTGCTGCTCCTCGGACCGATTGCCGCTGTTGCGAGTGCCGAACCATCTACACCCGGCGTGTCCGACCAGGCAGCACATCTGCCCGTCGAACTCGCCGAGGCGCTCCAGCACGATCTGGCATTGACGCCTGATCAGTACCTGACGCGCTCCGAACTCGCGCAGAAACTCGCCGAGTTCGCAGACATCGCGCGGGTGCAGTTCCCCGACAGTTTTGCCGGGGTGTGGCTGGACGAGCTCGGGCAGGGAATCGTCGCCTTGGCTTCCGGGGAGGGCAACGACGCTGCCCGCGCGGCCGCCGAGAAAGCCGGTTTCCGGGTCAACGACGTCGCACAAAGTGAATCGGCTTTGCAGGACGAGGTATCCGCGCTCAATACCTGGCTCGAGTCTCAGCCACCTGCCGTCGCAGATCTGGTTCGGGGAATCGCCATCGATGTTGTCGGAAACGGCGTCGAGTTGACCGCGGACCCCGCCGCCGGCCTGGCCCTGCCGGACTTCCTGAACACGACTGTCCTCCACGCCGCCGCGCCGATCTCCGTTCCGCCGATCGTTGTCGATCTGCTCCCGGCCACCGGTTCCCTGACCGGCGACGCCGCGCTCGGCGGCGACGCATACGGCGGAATCTCCGGTCTCAACGGGTTCAAATGTTCCTTCGGTTTCAACGGAACCGACGCCTCCGGCCGCACCGTCAACATCAGTGCCGGACACTGCGACCCCAACCGCATCGCCGCCGGTACGCAGTACGCCTCCGAAGCCTTCCCACTCGTCAACAACCAGCCGGGACCGCGAGTCGGATACTTCGCCAAGAGCGTGTTCGGGCCGCGGGACTACTCGATCATCAACATCGACGACCAGGCGAAGTACCGCTTCGACAACAACAGCGTCCGGGTTCCCTTCAACCGATCCGTCAACATCGACGGGGTTGCCGATCCCGTTGTCGGCGCACCGGTCTGCAAGGCAGGATCAACAACCGGGTACAGCTGTGGCGTTGTCACCAGCGTCGATCGAAGTGCTGTGGTCTCGGGGCAGCCGATGTCCAACCTCTTCACCACCGACATCTGCGTCCTCCAGGGTGACAGCGGCGGCCCGATCGTGACCGGCACTCGGGCACTGGGCATCACCAGCGCGTCGACGGTGGCAACGTCCTCATTCTGCGAGGTCGCTCGGGCCGCAACACTCATCGGTAGCCCCCAGCCGATTCAGTACGGAACGCCCATCAAGGACATCCTCGCCGAAAACCCCGGCTTGAAAGTCCGCGACTACTGA